One window of Candidatus Chlorobium masyuteum genomic DNA carries:
- a CDS encoding sodium:solute symporter family protein yields the protein MEQLNLLDYGFILGYLLLTLVIGLWFSKRASENVDEFFLSGRQLPWWIAGTGMVATTFAADTPLAVAGFVAKNGIAGNWVWWTFVSGGMLTVFFFARLWRRAEILTDLEFIELRYSGRAARFLRGFKAVYFGLFINAVIIGWVNLAMFKIIRIMLPELNPEWAIVALVVLTTFYSGLSGLWGVSITDAVQFVIAMAGCIILAVLAVNSPAVVSAGGLTKALPSWMFDFFPSFSPAGTDRSVTGAAALTFASFAAMAFVQWWSSWYPGAEPGGGGYIAQRMMSAKNEKHSLLATLWFTVAHYCLRPWPWIIVGLASLVMFPDLPMNQKEDGFVYVMKAVLPPGLKGLLIAAFLAAYMSTLSTHLNWGTSYLINDFYKRFLKTDGDERHYVNISKITTFLTAAFALYITFFVLETITGAWEFIIQCGAGTGFVLILRWFWWRLNAWSEITSMVVPFIVFGCINFFTTITFPFSIFIIVAITIAATLVVTYLTKPTEQAQLETFYRTTRVGGLLWKKVSVNLPDVESDKGFVMLFADWALGIIMIYAILFGTGRVIFGDLVQGVLFLGGGLVAGALIFADLNRRGWNNLN from the coding sequence ATGGAACAGCTCAATCTGCTCGATTATGGGTTTATCCTCGGATACCTTCTCCTGACCCTTGTTATCGGTCTCTGGTTCTCGAAACGGGCCTCGGAGAATGTTGACGAGTTTTTTCTTTCCGGACGCCAGCTCCCCTGGTGGATCGCCGGTACCGGTATGGTTGCGACCACCTTTGCGGCTGACACCCCGCTTGCTGTTGCCGGATTTGTTGCAAAAAACGGCATTGCCGGCAACTGGGTCTGGTGGACCTTTGTTTCCGGAGGAATGCTGACGGTCTTCTTTTTTGCCCGGCTCTGGCGACGAGCAGAGATCCTGACCGACCTTGAGTTCATCGAGCTTCGCTACAGCGGCAGAGCTGCACGCTTTCTTCGTGGATTCAAGGCGGTCTATTTCGGCCTCTTTATCAATGCGGTTATCATCGGCTGGGTGAACCTGGCCATGTTCAAGATCATCCGGATCATGCTCCCCGAGCTTAATCCGGAGTGGGCAATTGTGGCCCTTGTTGTACTGACCACCTTCTATTCAGGACTTTCCGGGCTATGGGGTGTATCCATTACCGATGCCGTGCAGTTTGTAATCGCCATGGCAGGCTGTATTATTCTTGCGGTTCTTGCCGTCAACTCCCCGGCTGTTGTCTCGGCCGGAGGCCTGACCAAAGCTCTGCCTTCGTGGATGTTTGACTTTTTCCCCTCATTCAGTCCGGCAGGTACCGATCGGTCGGTAACCGGAGCTGCCGCCCTCACCTTCGCCTCTTTTGCCGCCATGGCATTTGTGCAGTGGTGGTCATCCTGGTACCCGGGGGCTGAGCCCGGCGGCGGCGGTTACATTGCCCAGCGCATGATGAGCGCCAAAAACGAGAAACATTCGCTGCTTGCCACGCTCTGGTTTACCGTAGCCCACTACTGCCTGCGGCCATGGCCCTGGATTATTGTCGGTCTGGCAAGTCTGGTGATGTTTCCGGATCTCCCCATGAACCAGAAGGAGGATGGATTTGTCTATGTGATGAAAGCTGTTCTTCCTCCCGGACTGAAAGGGCTCCTGATTGCGGCCTTTCTTGCTGCCTACATGTCTACACTCTCGACCCATCTGAACTGGGGCACGAGCTATCTCATCAACGACTTCTACAAGCGGTTTCTTAAAACCGACGGAGATGAACGGCACTATGTCAATATTTCAAAAATAACCACCTTTCTGACGGCTGCTTTTGCCCTCTACATCACCTTCTTTGTGCTTGAAACCATTACCGGGGCCTGGGAGTTCATAATCCAGTGCGGAGCCGGAACAGGCTTTGTGCTTATTCTCCGCTGGTTCTGGTGGCGCCTCAACGCATGGTCGGAAATCACCTCTATGGTTGTTCCTTTTATCGTGTTTGGCTGCATCAATTTCTTTACCACAATCACCTTCCCCTTTTCGATTTTCATTATCGTTGCCATTACCATTGCCGCAACCCTTGTCGTAACCTATTTGACAAAACCGACAGAACAGGCACAGCTCGAAACATTCTACAGAACCACAAGGGTCGGCGGTCTGCTCTGGAAAAAGGTTTCCGTTAACCTTCCTGATGTCGAGTCCGATAAAGGGTTTGTCATGCTCTTTGCCGACTGGGCTCTCGGCATTATTATGATCTACGCCATTCTCTTCGGCACGGGCAGAGTGATTTTCGGTGACCTCGTTCAGGGAGTGCTCTTCCTTGGCGGCGGTCTTGTTGCCGGAGCACTCATTTTTGCCGACCTGAATCGCAGGGGCTGGAACAATCTCAACTGA
- a CDS encoding carbohydrate kinase family protein produces MSILIVGSLAFDDIETPFGRSDNTLGGSSTYIALSASYFTDKVEMVGVVGSDFEQKHFDLLHSKNIDTKGVQKVENGKTFRWAGRYHYDMNTRDTLDTQLNVFADFDPVVPLQYQNADFVCLGNIDPELQLKVLDQISKPKLVILDTMNFWIEGKPAELKKTLERVDIFILNDSEARLLSGDPNLVRSARIIRNMGPKTLIIKKGEHGALLFTDSGIFAAPAFPLESIFDPTGAGDTFAGGFIGHLARCETINDLEMRKAVLYGSSMASFCVEKFGTEKIAALDLLEIEDRYQSFLELSRTDN; encoded by the coding sequence ATGTCTATTCTCATTGTCGGTTCTCTTGCCTTTGATGACATCGAAACCCCCTTCGGGCGTTCGGACAACACCCTTGGCGGATCATCAACCTATATTGCCCTGTCGGCAAGCTACTTTACCGACAAGGTAGAGATGGTCGGTGTTGTCGGCTCCGACTTTGAACAGAAGCATTTTGATCTCCTCCATTCAAAAAACATCGACACCAAAGGAGTCCAGAAGGTCGAAAACGGAAAGACCTTCCGCTGGGCCGGACGTTACCATTACGATATGAACACCCGCGATACGCTCGACACCCAGTTGAATGTCTTTGCGGATTTTGATCCCGTGGTTCCCCTTCAGTATCAGAATGCCGATTTTGTCTGTCTCGGCAACATCGATCCGGAGCTGCAGCTCAAGGTTCTTGACCAGATAAGCAAGCCGAAGCTTGTCATCCTTGATACCATGAACTTCTGGATTGAGGGAAAACCTGCCGAACTTAAAAAAACGCTTGAACGTGTCGATATCTTCATCCTCAACGACAGTGAAGCCCGACTCCTGAGCGGTGACCCGAATCTGGTAAGATCAGCAAGAATCATTCGCAACATGGGCCCCAAAACCCTGATCATCAAAAAAGGTGAACATGGTGCACTGCTCTTTACCGACAGCGGGATTTTTGCAGCACCGGCATTCCCTCTTGAGTCCATTTTTGACCCTACCGGTGCCGGAGATACCTTTGCGGGCGGCTTTATCGGCCACCTGGCACGCTGCGAAACAATCAATGATCTGGAGATGCGCAAGGCGGTGCTTTACGGCAGTTCAATGGCAAGCTTCTGTGTTGAAAAATTCGGTACCGAAAAAATTGCAGCGCTTGATCTGCTTGAAATCGAGGATCGCTATCAGAGCTTCCTTGAACTTTCAAGGACCGACAACTGA
- a CDS encoding alpha-amylase family glycosyl hydrolase — translation MQTTYLSLLFQALENLPDPLPGTTYRVPAIWTGDETGTQQVNPARYFASIINEILKNHDHAGYDHAGSSWRSEAVVYNLFVRLAAAFDHNGDGRIEADALDCGFRETGTLLKAIALLPYIKKLGANTVYLLPLTEIGSACKKGSLGSPYAIKNPRKLDSLLTEPALGLSAEVLLKAFVEAAHLLDIRVVLEFVFRTTSVDSSWIQKHPEWFYWLRDDESTAHYGPPGFDPDTLGKIYSQIERHDMQNLPAPSSEYRDKFVSQPVTVTRNDGGLHGSTADGSPCKVATAFSDWPPDDKQPPWSDVTYLKMHTHEAFNYIAYNTIRMYDSALDNPETFNTALWDEIADIIPSFQESYNIDGAMIDMGHALPSLLKRTIVRKAREKRADFAFWDENFDPSPSIREEGFDAVFGSLPFVIHDIVFIRGLLNYLNKTGVALPFFGTGENHNTPRVCFRYPRQEAGRNFSMFIFTLTAVLPAIPFLQSGMELCEWYPVNLGLNFTDEDRELYPPEKLPLFSPFSYDWEGGNGLKPLNSYIAKILSIRSRFLDLVLSGEPGSMTIPYVSEPELFAVMRSSGAQSLLFVGNSNLYEERRGTLEFSMQNSTLTELIGGETHSICEHKLEISCKPGACMLFELPDTQ, via the coding sequence TTGCAAACAACTTACCTTTCACTGCTTTTTCAGGCACTGGAAAACCTGCCTGATCCGTTACCCGGAACCACCTACAGGGTTCCAGCCATCTGGACCGGAGATGAAACCGGAACACAGCAGGTCAATCCCGCTAGATACTTCGCCAGCATAATCAATGAGATTCTGAAAAACCACGACCATGCCGGGTACGATCACGCCGGGAGTTCGTGGCGGTCGGAAGCTGTAGTCTATAACCTTTTTGTCCGCCTTGCGGCCGCATTTGATCATAACGGCGATGGCCGGATAGAAGCCGATGCTCTTGATTGCGGTTTCCGGGAGACCGGAACCCTTCTTAAAGCTATTGCTCTCCTCCCCTATATCAAAAAGCTTGGCGCCAATACGGTCTATCTTCTCCCGCTGACTGAAATAGGATCAGCCTGCAAAAAAGGGTCGCTTGGATCGCCTTATGCCATAAAAAATCCGCGCAAGCTCGACTCCCTGCTCACCGAGCCTGCACTCGGCCTCTCAGCGGAAGTGCTGCTCAAGGCTTTTGTAGAAGCAGCTCATCTGCTTGATATACGGGTTGTTCTCGAATTCGTTTTCAGAACAACATCAGTTGACAGCAGCTGGATTCAGAAGCATCCGGAGTGGTTCTACTGGCTTCGTGATGATGAAAGCACCGCTCACTACGGGCCTCCTGGTTTTGATCCTGATACACTCGGAAAAATTTACAGTCAGATAGAGCGCCATGATATGCAAAACCTCCCCGCTCCATCCTCTGAGTATCGTGACAAGTTCGTTTCCCAGCCGGTTACCGTTACCAGAAATGATGGCGGACTTCACGGAAGCACTGCGGATGGTTCGCCATGCAAAGTGGCTACGGCTTTCTCCGACTGGCCCCCTGACGACAAGCAACCGCCATGGAGTGATGTCACCTATCTGAAAATGCACACCCACGAAGCCTTCAACTACATCGCCTATAACACTATAAGGATGTACGACAGTGCACTCGACAATCCGGAAACCTTCAATACCGCGCTGTGGGATGAGATAGCTGATATTATTCCATCCTTCCAGGAGAGCTACAATATCGACGGTGCCATGATCGATATGGGTCATGCCCTGCCATCGCTCCTGAAAAGGACCATTGTCAGAAAAGCCCGTGAAAAAAGAGCGGATTTTGCATTCTGGGATGAGAATTTTGATCCATCGCCCTCAATACGGGAAGAGGGATTCGATGCGGTCTTCGGTTCACTTCCGTTTGTGATCCATGATATTGTCTTTATCCGGGGACTTTTAAACTACCTGAACAAAACCGGAGTGGCACTCCCCTTTTTCGGCACCGGAGAGAATCACAACACCCCGCGTGTCTGCTTCCGTTATCCCCGTCAGGAGGCCGGACGAAACTTTTCGATGTTTATCTTTACGCTCACGGCGGTTCTGCCGGCCATACCATTTCTGCAGTCAGGTATGGAACTGTGCGAATGGTATCCGGTAAATCTCGGCCTTAATTTCACCGACGAAGACCGCGAGCTCTATCCGCCGGAAAAACTCCCCCTTTTCAGTCCCTTCAGCTATGACTGGGAAGGCGGCAACGGCCTTAAGCCCCTCAACAGCTATATCGCAAAGATTCTCTCCATCCGCAGCCGATTTCTTGATCTTGTACTCTCGGGAGAACCGGGGTCAATGACCATCCCCTATGTCAGTGAACCGGAGCTTTTTGCCGTCATGAGAAGTTCAGGTGCTCAATCGCTGCTCTTTGTCGGCAACAGCAATCTTTACGAAGAGCGAAGAGGCACCCTTGAGTTCAGCATGCAAAACAGCACCCTGACAGAGCTGATCGGAGGCGAGACGCATTCGATATGCGAGCACAAACTTGAGATCAGCTGTAAACCGGGAGCGTGTATGCTTTTTGAACTTCCTGATACGCAATGA
- the mscL gene encoding large-conductance mechanosensitive channel protein MscL, which yields MLKEFKEFAVKGNVVDMAVGIIVGGAFGSIVTTLVSEVLMPPLGLLLGGVDFSNLYIVLKEGAKAGPYSALLDAKAAGAVTINYGVFLNSVISFLIMAFAVFLLVKAINTLRRMEKTPAAAPPPAPSTKECPYCLSSVSLKATRCPGCTSQI from the coding sequence ATGCTGAAAGAATTTAAAGAGTTTGCTGTAAAGGGAAATGTTGTTGATATGGCGGTCGGCATCATTGTCGGCGGCGCCTTCGGCTCAATTGTTACAACCCTCGTATCCGAGGTTCTGATGCCTCCTCTCGGCCTGCTGCTTGGCGGCGTGGACTTTTCAAACCTCTACATCGTCCTGAAAGAGGGTGCCAAGGCGGGCCCCTATTCAGCCCTGCTTGATGCAAAAGCGGCCGGAGCCGTCACCATCAACTACGGCGTGTTCCTGAATTCGGTGATAAGTTTTCTGATTATGGCATTTGCCGTCTTTCTGCTTGTCAAGGCCATCAACACCCTTCGACGGATGGAGAAAACGCCGGCGGCGGCTCCTCCTCCTGCACCCTCCACAAAAGAGTGTCCATACTGCCTGAGCAGCGTCTCCCTTAAGGCGACCCGCTGCCCCGGCTGCACATCCCAGATATGA
- the truA gene encoding tRNA pseudouridine(38-40) synthase TruA translates to MKNIRITVEYDGTPYSGWQRQNRKGCVTVQGEIESALRMILQEKISLAAAGRTDKGVHARAQIANFSTASPMDISRMVHSLNALLPDTIRISDPLEMPQEFHARHSARVRHYRYFLIAEPSAIYGRFSGCSFGTPDLAVMQQVARSVLGVHDFSAFSREDRDSPGRLCTVTACQWYRYQHFLVLSISANRFLRSMVRYLVDGMLRAGKGTLSAEEFKRMLETGVMTTQLNPASPSGLFLWRVTY, encoded by the coding sequence ATGAAGAACATAAGGATCACCGTTGAGTATGATGGCACACCCTACTCCGGGTGGCAGCGACAGAACCGCAAGGGGTGTGTAACCGTTCAGGGTGAGATAGAGTCGGCACTCAGGATGATTCTGCAGGAGAAGATCTCTCTGGCCGCTGCCGGAAGAACAGACAAGGGTGTGCATGCCAGAGCACAGATTGCAAACTTTTCGACCGCATCACCGATGGATATCTCAAGAATGGTCCACTCGCTCAATGCACTGTTGCCCGATACCATCCGGATCAGTGATCCTCTTGAGATGCCGCAGGAATTTCATGCCCGCCACAGCGCCAGGGTGCGTCACTACCGATATTTTCTGATAGCAGAGCCATCGGCGATATACGGCAGATTTTCCGGTTGTTCGTTCGGGACACCTGATCTTGCCGTGATGCAGCAGGTTGCACGCTCGGTTCTGGGTGTTCACGATTTTTCAGCATTTTCGAGGGAGGACCGGGATAGTCCCGGACGACTCTGTACGGTTACTGCCTGTCAGTGGTATCGATATCAGCACTTCCTTGTCCTGAGTATTTCAGCCAACCGGTTTCTGCGCAGTATGGTTCGATATCTTGTTGACGGGATGCTCCGGGCCGGAAAAGGAACACTCAGCGCCGAGGAGTTCAAAAGGATGCTTGAAACAGGGGTTATGACGACACAGCTTAATCCTGCTTCTCCCTCGGGACTCTTTCTCTGGAGAGTAACCTACTGA
- a CDS encoding lytic transglycosylase domain-containing protein: MKISFYYKIFKVLLTVLVLQLPVLPVFAVDPLSSDRAVFRKSSVSDILDSLVTATYFKDEYFSRSTRETEKFAFPANFVPQYSDSVYAARISALARKTPFNLVYNEHVRGFIRIYAVDRRNMTGKILGLTKIYFPLFEEKLDAYNVPLEMKYLAIVESALNPTAVSSAGAKGLWQFMYGTGRMYGLQSSSFIEDRYDPEKATIAACRHLRDLHNIYGDWFLALAAYNSGPGNVNKAIRRAGGVKNYWAIWDYLPAETRGYVPAFIAVNYIMSYYNEHNIRPVEPGFLYKDIDTLRTSRMLSFDQINETIGVPMRDLQFLNPQYKLGIIPSDGTGNVLRLPRKYISQFQRREQEIYAYKSPKTIEREQLLARVESLNAGINSRNSTTGKTEKTHIVQQGESLGSIARLYRTYISQLIVWNSLKDADVTPGQKLVVFGGNDNSTVSVNDNSGSSSVKTSTQKKITLRHKVKKGETLSSISRKYGITVERISELNRLKGGRITPGQQIKVEREAQAVVSNPARHSSRRTRIEKVQKSKKSKAVKKASSKRRKKR, encoded by the coding sequence GTGAAAATCAGCTTCTATTACAAGATCTTCAAGGTGTTACTGACTGTACTGGTTTTGCAGTTGCCGGTTCTTCCGGTTTTTGCTGTTGATCCTCTCTCGAGCGACCGGGCCGTGTTCAGAAAGTCATCTGTTTCGGATATTCTTGACAGTCTTGTTACGGCAACCTACTTCAAGGATGAGTACTTTTCCCGCTCAACCAGGGAGACGGAAAAATTCGCTTTTCCTGCCAATTTTGTGCCCCAGTACAGCGACTCCGTCTATGCCGCCAGAATTTCGGCCCTTGCCCGTAAAACCCCTTTTAATCTTGTCTATAATGAACATGTACGCGGCTTTATAAGAATCTATGCCGTTGACCGCCGTAACATGACCGGAAAAATTCTTGGTCTGACCAAGATCTACTTCCCTCTCTTTGAGGAAAAACTTGATGCCTACAATGTTCCGCTTGAGATGAAGTATCTCGCCATTGTCGAGTCCGCTCTTAATCCGACCGCGGTCTCTTCAGCCGGAGCGAAAGGGTTGTGGCAGTTTATGTACGGTACTGGAAGAATGTACGGCCTGCAGTCATCCTCATTTATCGAAGACCGGTATGACCCTGAAAAAGCCACCATTGCTGCATGCCGTCATCTCCGGGATCTGCATAACATCTATGGAGACTGGTTCCTTGCGCTTGCGGCCTATAATTCCGGCCCCGGAAATGTCAACAAGGCTATCAGACGGGCTGGTGGCGTCAAGAACTACTGGGCTATATGGGATTATCTGCCGGCTGAAACCAGAGGGTATGTTCCGGCATTTATTGCGGTGAACTACATCATGAGTTATTACAATGAGCACAATATCCGCCCTGTCGAGCCGGGTTTTCTCTATAAGGATATTGATACCCTCAGAACTTCACGCATGCTCTCCTTTGATCAGATCAATGAGACCATAGGGGTTCCGATGCGCGATCTCCAGTTTCTTAATCCACAGTACAAGCTTGGTATCATCCCCTCTGACGGTACCGGCAATGTGCTCCGTCTTCCGAGAAAATATATTTCCCAGTTTCAGCGCAGGGAGCAGGAGATCTATGCCTACAAGTCGCCGAAAACAATTGAGCGCGAACAACTGCTTGCCAGGGTTGAAAGTCTTAATGCAGGTATCAATTCCCGTAACAGCACAACCGGAAAGACAGAGAAGACTCATATTGTTCAGCAGGGCGAAAGCCTCGGATCAATAGCAAGACTCTACCGGACCTATATCAGTCAGCTTATCGTATGGAACAGTCTGAAAGATGCTGATGTTACTCCCGGCCAGAAGCTTGTCGTTTTCGGAGGTAATGACAACAGCACGGTATCCGTGAATGACAATTCCGGGAGCTCTTCAGTAAAGACCTCAACGCAAAAGAAAATAACGTTGCGTCACAAGGTCAAAAAAGGGGAGACGCTCTCTTCTATTTCCAGAAAGTATGGAATAACTGTTGAGCGAATCAGTGAATTGAACAGATTGAAAGGTGGCCGTATTACTCCAGGCCAACAGATAAAGGTTGAGAGGGAGGCTCAGGCGGTAGTTTCAAATCCGGCCCGCCATAGCTCCAGGCGAACAAGGATTGAGAAAGTCCAAAAAAGCAAAAAGTCGAAAGCGGTAAAAAAAGCCTCTTCCAAACGCAGGAAAAAGCGTTGA
- a CDS encoding ArsA family ATPase: MRNIIFTGKGGVGKTSIAAATALRAADMGYKTLIMSTDPAHSLGDSLDVQLGPSPVKIAENLWGQEVSVFGDLNLNWDVVREHFAHLMEARGIEGVYAEEMGVLPGMEELFSLSYIKRYNEQNEYDLLVVDCAPTGETLRLLSLPETFGWFIKMIRNVEKFMVKPVLRPLSKKIKKIDDFVAPEEVYDKVDNLFSSTEGIIDLLADGTKTTMRLVMNPEKMVIKESMRALTYLNLYGITVDRITINRVMPDQSPDPYFQKWRGIQQKYIEQITEAFAPIPIAEVPLFDDEVVGLAMLRRVGEKVYADQNPLDVFFTENPIDIKKVSDGHYKVRVRLPFMENMGLEPKILKLGDDLTIRIGDYQKIVALPIFLAGMESTGASYEDKWLSIDFTKG; encoded by the coding sequence ATGCGTAATATCATTTTTACCGGAAAGGGTGGTGTTGGAAAAACCTCGATTGCTGCAGCAACAGCTCTTAGAGCCGCAGACATGGGGTACAAAACCCTGATCATGTCTACCGATCCGGCTCACAGTCTTGGTGACTCGCTCGATGTACAGCTTGGACCTTCACCTGTTAAAATTGCCGAGAATCTTTGGGGTCAGGAGGTCAGTGTTTTTGGTGATCTCAATCTGAACTGGGATGTAGTCAGAGAGCACTTTGCTCATCTGATGGAAGCCCGTGGAATTGAAGGCGTCTATGCAGAAGAGATGGGCGTGCTGCCAGGTATGGAAGAGCTCTTTTCACTCTCCTATATCAAGCGTTATAATGAACAGAATGAGTACGATCTTCTTGTTGTTGACTGTGCCCCTACCGGAGAGACGCTGCGACTTCTCTCCCTGCCTGAAACATTCGGCTGGTTTATCAAGATGATTCGCAACGTCGAGAAATTCATGGTCAAACCGGTGCTTCGTCCTCTTTCAAAGAAGATCAAGAAAATTGATGACTTTGTGGCTCCCGAAGAGGTTTATGACAAGGTCGACAATCTCTTCTCTTCAACGGAAGGTATTATTGACCTGCTTGCTGATGGCACCAAAACAACCATGCGTCTTGTCATGAACCCCGAGAAGATGGTTATCAAGGAGTCGATGCGTGCGCTTACCTATCTTAACCTTTACGGTATTACGGTTGACCGCATCACCATCAACCGTGTTATGCCGGATCAGAGCCCTGATCCATACTTCCAGAAATGGCGCGGTATTCAGCAGAAATATATTGAGCAGATCACCGAAGCATTTGCTCCGATTCCTATTGCTGAAGTACCCTTGTTTGATGATGAGGTTGTCGGTCTGGCAATGCTCCGCAGGGTAGGCGAAAAGGTCTATGCCGACCAGAATCCGCTGGATGTGTTTTTCACCGAGAACCCGATTGATATCAAAAAGGTTTCGGACGGCCACTACAAGGTTCGTGTCAGACTGCCGTTTATGGAGAACATGGGTCTTGAACCGAAAATCCTCAAACTCGGCGATGATTTGACTATCCGCATCGGCGATTACCAGAAGATTGTTGCACTGCCTATCTTCCTTGCCGGCATGGAGTCAACCGGAGCATCATACGAAGACAAGTGGCTCAGTATTGATTTCACAAAGGGCTGA
- the serA gene encoding phosphoglycerate dehydrogenase — translation MKVLITDGIDSQCAQILKQNGFDVTEKPKISKEELKEIIGDFDKLIVRSATKVTSEIIEAGKKLQLIGRAGAGVDNIDIEAATRNGIIVMNTPGGNTISAAEHTCAMMLSAARLIPQATADLKLGNWNKTKFTGVELEGKTLSIIGLGKIGREVASRMQAFGMKTIAYDPMIPDEFAAHLNIELLPLHENFIRADFITIHSSLNESTRNLISEGTFELMKQGVIIVNCARGGIINEADLAEAIESGKVGAAALDVFETEPVRADNPLLKLERVIATPHIAASTNEAQEKVAVQIAEQIVEWKRRGKLEGAVNASAVELAQAPGVSAYLALAEKLGATLAQLAPSQANKMTVFTSGEFLHKFNEVITAAALKGFLDVRQSKDTNYINAFTMAKECGIGLEQKFEKENPDYTNLIRIELENGSEKRMIGGTVFGDKEIRIVMIDQFLVEFKPEGHIIIYNNIDKPGVIAHVTQLLLQHNLNVAYVALSRDEEKKVAMTAIVVDGEVSDSLLEAVSSVNGVSSANLVLL, via the coding sequence ATGAAAGTACTGATCACTGACGGTATTGATTCTCAATGCGCTCAAATCCTTAAACAGAACGGTTTTGACGTTACCGAAAAACCAAAAATAAGCAAAGAGGAGCTCAAGGAGATCATCGGCGACTTTGACAAGCTGATCGTCAGAAGTGCAACAAAGGTAACAAGCGAAATTATCGAGGCGGGAAAAAAACTGCAACTTATCGGCAGGGCCGGAGCAGGTGTTGACAATATTGATATTGAGGCCGCCACCCGGAACGGCATCATTGTTATGAACACTCCGGGAGGCAATACGATTTCCGCTGCTGAACATACATGTGCCATGATGCTTTCTGCTGCACGCCTTATTCCCCAGGCTACAGCTGACCTGAAACTGGGCAACTGGAACAAAACCAAATTCACAGGGGTGGAACTTGAGGGAAAAACCCTCTCGATTATCGGCCTCGGCAAAATTGGCCGCGAAGTTGCCAGCCGTATGCAGGCGTTCGGCATGAAAACGATTGCCTATGATCCGATGATCCCCGATGAATTTGCCGCACATCTTAACATAGAGCTCCTGCCGCTCCACGAAAATTTTATTCGGGCTGATTTTATCACTATCCACTCCTCACTCAACGAGTCCACCCGCAATCTCATTTCTGAAGGGACCTTTGAGCTCATGAAACAGGGTGTGATTATTGTCAACTGTGCCAGAGGCGGAATAATCAATGAAGCTGATCTGGCTGAAGCCATAGAGTCCGGAAAGGTGGGAGCCGCCGCGCTTGATGTCTTTGAAACCGAACCGGTAAGAGCTGATAATCCCCTTCTGAAGCTTGAGCGCGTTATTGCCACTCCCCACATTGCAGCATCCACCAATGAAGCGCAGGAAAAAGTTGCTGTACAGATAGCCGAACAGATTGTTGAATGGAAACGACGAGGCAAACTTGAAGGAGCAGTCAATGCTTCCGCCGTAGAACTTGCCCAGGCTCCCGGTGTTAGTGCATATCTGGCTCTCGCCGAAAAACTTGGCGCCACACTTGCCCAGCTTGCTCCGTCACAAGCCAATAAAATGACGGTATTTACTTCCGGCGAGTTTCTGCATAAATTCAATGAAGTCATTACAGCGGCTGCATTGAAAGGATTTCTTGATGTCCGTCAGTCAAAAGACACCAACTATATCAATGCATTCACGATGGCCAAAGAGTGCGGTATAGGACTGGAGCAGAAGTTTGAAAAGGAAAACCCTGATTATACCAACCTTATCCGCATAGAACTTGAAAACGGAAGTGAAAAACGCATGATTGGCGGTACCGTTTTTGGCGACAAGGAGATCCGGATTGTCATGATTGATCAGTTTCTTGTCGAGTTCAAGCCGGAAGGCCACATTATCATCTACAATAATATCGACAAACCCGGCGTTATCGCCCATGTTACCCAGCTTCTGCTTCAGCATAACCTGAATGTCGCCTATGTAGCACTATCAAGGGACGAGGAGAAAAAGGTTGCCATGACGGCAATTGTTGTTGATGGCGAGGTATCTGATTCGCTACTCGAAGCCGTAAGCAGTGTCAACGGCGTATCAAGCGCTAATCTTGTTTTACTCTGA